In the genome of Arachis hypogaea cultivar Tifrunner chromosome 9, arahy.Tifrunner.gnm2.J5K5, whole genome shotgun sequence, the window taatttataatttattttcaatttttttttaaatttgaaagaatgaattttaattaataagatatggtATAATTTTTAGCAAACCTCGTTATAAATTATTGgtacattttaaatttataatgtaCAATTGATAtggttatattttatttatgtaattatcatattaaaaataaaattatggaaaaaaattataattatatgtatCTTAATAAATCTGTTAAAAAACTAACTCCAAtaactatatgttaattatttttatagattaaaaaaattatataaaaattggcacCTCCATATTAAAATCTCTAGATCCGTCCGTGCTAGCAATATTAGAATCTATCTATGTTACGTAATGTTATAAGACGGAgtgtactaaatttttttttcatttgacaTTTTTAAGATGTCAAGTATATTTACGGATACTGAGATGAGAGCAATACTAGGAGGATGATGACTTTAACCAACAAGAAGAGATAGTAAGTGACCAAGATATGATGGATGAATAGAATGAATTCGAACAAGATTTTGGAGATGAATTTATTGAGAGAGCGTATTTTTCTGAATCTGATCAGTCAGAAGATATCCTTGAAGCCACTTATGCGGTTGACTCCGTGCAAGACATTACAACTTTGAAATTTAGTGAAAATTTTGCGGAGGAAATTGGCAAATATCACTTTTCTACTTTGCAGCTTGCATTTGATTTTTATCTGAAGTACTCAAAGTCCAAGGGCTTTAGTGCAAGGAAGAGCAAGACCTTCAAGAATAGTATTGGCGAGATTTACAAACAAAAGTTTGTATGTCATAGGAAAGGATTCAGGGAGGAGAAATATTACACGATggaaaaaaggaagaaggaaCCTAGATTGGAAATAAGAACTGGATGTGAAGCCCGAATGGATGTTAAATTTGTACTAGAAAGTGGAAGGTGACATATCTTTTATTTCTCTGACGAACACAACCATGATCTATTGGATACACAATTCAGTGCTATGTTGCCTGCCCACAGAAAAATGTCAGAGGCAGATATTATGCAAATGATGAACATGCTAAACTTAGAGATTAACACTTCACAGATATTTGGTCTTCTAGCTAGTCAAGCAGGCGGGTATGAATTTGTTGGCTATGGTCCCAGAGATATGTATAATGAGATTGCTCGGCGAAGGCGTCAAATTCCTGGTGATGCAGCACGAGTGTTTAAGAAGTTGGAGGATATGCGGTTGAAGGATCCACAATTATATTTCAAGGCATGTCATGATTCAAGAGGTTTGTTACGTAACTTGTTCTGGTCTGATGGGATTAGCCAACTAGACTACCGACTCTTCGGGGATGTTATTGCCTTTTATGCTACGTACAAGAAGAACAAGTATAGTTGTCCATTAGTCATATTCAGCGGGGTTAACCACCACAACCAAACAACTGTTTTTGTTGCTGCGTTAATTGCGGATGAAACTACTGATACATATATTTGGCTCCTGTGTCAGCTCATATTTGCAATGAAGGGCAAGACCCCGACCTCAATAATAACTGATGGGGCCATGGCGATTAGAAATGGTGTAAGAGATGTATTTTCCGAAGTCAGACATAGATTATGCGCTTGGCACCTTATTCGAAATGCAACTAGCAATGTTGGAAATCCATCGTTTAcatctaaattcaaaaaaatcatgtTGGGAGACTACGAGATTCCCATGTTTAAGCGTAAGTGGGTTCAGCTTATTGAAGAGTTTGGCCTTGAGGATAAGCCGTGGGTGATGAACATGTACGAAGAGAAGCATATGTGGGCTACTGCATATATAAGAGGAAAATTCTTTGCTGGCTTTATAACTACCTCAAGATGTGAAGGTTTACACTCAGTTGTGGCAAGGTATGTGGGGTCGCGGTATGATTTGACAAGTTTTGTGAAGTATTTTCAAAGGTGTGTTGCACACTTGTGCTTTAAAGAATTTAATGCTGATTATGAATCTACACGTGGGGTGCCCGTCATGCAAACTTGTATAGAGCTGCTAGAGAGATATGCTGCTGAGTTATACACTCATGAGATATTTCTTTTGTTTCGTCCATTTCTCTCTAGAGGTGGATCAATGCGGGTGCTAAACATAGATAATAACGATGATTGCATAAAGTACATTGTGTGTAAGCATGGGAGGCCCGATTTTATGTGGACCGTTGATTTTCGTCAAGAAGATATGATCTTCATGTGTACCTGTTTAAGAATGGAGTCATTTGGAATTCCCTACGAACATATTGTGAAAGTTCTGGTTGACAGAGACATTTGTGAGATTTTTCGGTCATTGGTATTGAATAGATGGACAAAAAAGGTTACATCGGCACTCAATGATCCAAGTGGGTTCACCAGGAATGCTGTTGTTATTAGTCGTCAAAGTGCCTTGATGGAATTTTCTAAACAATTAACTGTTGTTGCTGCTAAAGTACCAGAGAGATATGAAGAGACACGTGACCTAATTAAGGAATTGTACTCATCTTACAAGGCTGCAGACGAAGGCACTAATCAACCTTAGTCAGGTGTAGCTAAAAGTAGCAATTCGTATGTGCATCAAAGCGGTGTAGGCTCAGGACAACCATCTAGGAAAAAGCGGCAACGTTGTAGTGTTTGTCAAATGGAAGGACATAAGAAGACAACATGTCCTTGGCAAAAGGACATTGACAACAACGTTATTGAAGATGAAGCTAATGGTTCGGATGATGGCGACGTATATCCAGAACCGACAGCTGAGTTAGATAGTGATAATTAGCAACCTCCATATACTTAATATTTTTGCGTAGAGAATCAGTTtcatatttgtatttatttatttttttgcactATATTAATGAAATTTTATATATTCTTCCAATAGTCGTCCTTATGCTTTTTAGATGaaataattatcaaataaatatCAATTTGTGAAAAAGGGTAAAAAAATCAGTCAAACCAACAATGTAAAGGCCCTGGTCTACTACTTAAAACCCTCATATTGAAAACCTTTTGAAAACCGTTGAACCAGCCGCTTTGACCGGATCGTGATATCCGACCGGTTCTTATAAACGACGCCGGTTTGATTTAAAACAACACCAAACGCGTAACGCGTCAACATCCCTTCCCTAACTCCCTCCCCCCTTCGTTCCTCATTCAGAATCAGAATAAAAAAAGTAAATCTTCAAAGTCTGTAAATTAAGGTTCTACCGGCGCCGACCGTTGATGTCAGCGCCTCCGCGGCCTCTTCCTTCCCTTTGTCCCGAACCCGTCCCTCATGTAGCTCGACACGTCATCTCCATCGTCTTGTGGCTTCTCTGGTTGAGGGTTGGAGCTGCTCGCTGTCGAGTCGCCGTCGTCTCGCCGCTCGCCGCCGCCCTCAAATAGAGGAAGAATCATCTCAAGCGCCGTTGTTTCCTCCTCCTCTCGGTCAAGCCGTCATCTGCTTCTCAGCCGTCCTACTTGTCGCGGTCAACATCGATTGCGACCCTCAGTCACGCCGCGTCCTCTATCCGGTCTGATGAAATTTAGTTTTATACATAATTGAATTCTTTTTCATTCATTTATGTGTaagattatttgtgtttgatgaTGCATAATATAGCCAcctttgttctttttattaaaaaatttaaatataattcggTTTAAATTGTGTAAATCAATCAGAAAAAATcggatctaataattataatacggacaattgggtttattatttttgttataataaatcgattttgttctggtttattaaaaaatacattaacCGGTTTAATAAAGATATCCAATCATATTATGACATGTATacacatctttaaaaaaaagatattttttgtgtCTTTATGTAAGTGgcctctttttaaaaaattataccattactaatctcaaataataaattacaaaataatccaGCTATGGTTAAGATGATGACCAATTAAAATGTAACATATCATGAAgaataacttacatgttattttagagaagATTGGATAGAAtttataaatcataaaaataatacacATAATACTCTAAATATATTTAGGTGTACTCATACAAAAAAAAGATGATCAATATTTTGAGAAGAAATTATAAAATGAAGAAATTACCATGTTTAGATTGTTAACTTGctattatttatgaatttaaaatatttaggTGTActcataaaatatattatatattataaatgttTATATTTAGagagataaaactaattaaaattttattaaattttttcaatgTAGACATATAAAGAGATAGATGTTTAAGTGTTTAAATACgtagtataaaaaatatgtactttttctttaaataatattttatagctTTTTAAAAGTTGTTATTGCATCATTTTaaagtttatttaatttatttacgtAGCTTGCCCAAGAAATGAAACATAAAGCTTCTGGTACCACTAtgataaaactattttttatcaTAAGATCATTTGTAATCCCTGTGGTAATGCGTTTAGAAAGAGTCAAAGATATAAAAGACCTTAATGACAACATTCATCAATGGGAGGTAATTATGCTCAATTTGTATGTCATAGGCAAAGATTGAAAAGGGAGTTTCCATTGATAATTCAGGAAGAGTTGATTAAAAATTTGTTACATATATACTTCATATGTCTTAGCAATATAAGAAaagattattaaaataaattgatatataTTGCATGGTATTTTTTCATTCTAGTCAACATTTAATAGAGAAGTCAAATCTTGATCaaatgaaaacaataaaatagtttgcaaataaataaaaagaaatggaatttttttacataaattaattatataaattaaaatataattcacaagacattatatttGTATGTCATTGTTGTTGAAATAGTAAATGAAAATAACATTACTtcatcaaaataatataatttttttaaactaaaatatctaTATAGTGTATAGAAAtagagaaaaattataaaagCCACAAAGCGATAAATATCTATTTAAGAAGTcattgaaaaataacaaaagaagtaCATCCACCAAACATATCAAATAAATAGGCAATAACCAAAGTATTAAGTTTTATCTAGATTACTACTATAATCTTTACATCTCATGGTTTGTGTGTATATTCCAAAACTCATTGGCGAACGCTATAATAAGTGACTTCTTATGGTTGATCCGACTTTAAAGTAAATGCACAGCGGTTATCATACAAATATCGTGATCCTCAAGCTGCAATCGTTTCATTGTAAATTAGTACAAAAAATGGTTGGAGTTATTATTTGGGAGGTCATTATAAATGCTCACCTTATTGTTACCATTTGGTTTAAACTCAAAAGTAATATCCATCCACTTCATAACCCAAGTTACAGAGTTCAAGCTTGAACTACATTGAAGTATATCTTCTGGCCTTGTAATTTTGTAGTCATGAAATTGTTTATTATACTCTTAAATGTCATCATCTTTGTAAAAGTTCAACTTGATGACTTGCTCCAATGCGTTTTCCTAATTTCATTTAACTAGTTAGATAATAAAAACAGAATATCAGCAAATAagcttaaaaaaaatttcaaatcctTACTAGTGTCTTGATAACATGTTCATGACAGTGAATTCTGTCATCATTAAAATGGGTGTCTAAGTGATAGATTATGCGATAGCAAACCGAGATTATCATTAGATACCAGTTGTCACCCTCTTGAATAGGAACATATATCTAGACCATAAAATTTGCCCGTGAGTTATGTTTGTTAATGATAAAAAACTACATCCAACCatgaatatccaaaaaaaatcttACAAATTTTAAATCAGGAGTAGGTtgcataaatttataaatatattgttCCATCTTTTTCTTTAGATTTATCTTGCTGAAGACATCCACCTAATTCATTAATGCAAACCAATATAATTGTTAGTACATGACAAAGATCAGCATTACATTTATAACTTATAATCAGTAAAATTATCTTGTTAGGGGTTATATAATATACCATAAATCTCTGTGGAAGTTGTCATGTT includes:
- the LOC112709213 gene encoding protein FAR1-RELATED SEQUENCE 5-like, yielding MSEADIMQMMNMLNLEINTSQIFGLLASQAGGYEFVGYGPRDMYNEIARRRRQIPGDAARVFKKLEDMRLKDPQLYFKACHDSRGLLRNLFWSDGISQLDYRLFGDVIAFYATYKKNKYSCPLVIFSGVNHHNQTTVFVAALIADETTDTYIWLLCQLIFAMKGKTPTSIITDGAMAIRNGVRDVFSEVRHRLCAWHLIRNATSNVGNPSFTSKFKKIMLGDYEIPMFKRKWVQLIEEFGLEDKPWVMNMYEEKHMWATAYIRGKFFAGFITTSRCEGLHSVVARYVGSRYDLTSFVKYFQRCVAHLCFKEFNADYESTRGVPVMQTCIELLERYAAELYTHEIFLLFRPFLSRGGSMRVLNIDNNDDCIKYIVCKHGRPDFMWTVDFRQEDMIFMCTCLRMESFGIPYEHIVKVLVDRDICEIFRSLVLNRWTKKVTSALNDPSGFTRNAVVISRQSALMEFSKQLTVVAAKVPERYEETRDLIKELYSSYKAADEGTNQP